The genomic stretch GGTCCGTTTTATGGTTCCTATGTGATATTTCATCTCGATCCAGATGGGCAATATGCCTTTGTATCTGGCCCCGATCATTCTTATTTATGGCTAATGTCGCGGACACCAATACTGACTGACGAGGTCAAAAAAGAGTTTGTGGATCAAGCTAATAAAAAAGGTTTTGATACAAAGCAGCTTATTTTTGTTGACCAGAAGCCAACAGAACGATAGTGCACTTTGAGAACGTTAAACCGCGAGTTTTATTGCTTGCACCTCATTTATGCCTGTATCCTATCAGTTATAACTATGCGCAAATTCAATATATAAGAGATATTTATGACTGATAGCATCTCTATGGTTATCGTTGAAGATGATATAAAGCTACAAACTATGCTGAAGGACTACTTTTTACAGCAACAATTTGTAGTAGAAGTCTTATCAAATGGCGAAAACATCACCAAGCTGATTGAATCCATCAATCCTGATATTATTATTTTAGATCTGATGTTACCCAATGAAGATGGATTAAGTATTTGCCGCCGCATTCGGCAAAAATACTTAGGCAAGATAGTGATGTTAACCGCAAGCGATGATGATTTTGACCATGTCGCGGCGCTTGAGGTCGGGGCGGATGATTTCATAACTAAACCAATCAAACCTCGCGTATTACTGGCACGGCTAAGGGCGGTATTAAGGCGTAATTACCATCTCTCTGTTGAAAACACCGAGCACTGTGTATTTGATAGTTTGCAGCTAGACAGTACATGTAAGAAATGTCATCTCAATAATGCGCTGATCTCTTTAACCGACAGTGAATTTGATTTGTTATGGCACTTAGCTCAAAGCCCAAATACCCCTGTATCGCGAGATATTCTTACCAAGCAGTTACGCGGTATTGATTACGATGGGATTGATAGGACAATAGATAACAAAATAGTGTCGCTGCGTAAAAAGTTGCATGATGATCCGAGCTCGCCAAATAAAATTATTACAGTCCGAGGCAAAGGTTATTTGTTTTCAGCAAGCGCTTGGGAGTAACAATGAAACGAATTTACCTCGAGTGTTTTGTTGGGTTAGTCTTACATTTGTGTCTTATATTAGTGGGTTACAATTTTATTGTTTATGACCTTAATGTTGACTATGACTACTTATTGGAAGATTTTGAAGGACAAGGCTTACACCATTTAGTTGGTAATATTTATCATAATCAAGGTGAAGAGGCAGCGTTAGCCGCTGTGGCCAGTTATGCTAAAACCACCAGACAAACCCTTAGCCGCCCAGACCGCATTCCTAACAACGTAACGACTTTTTTCTCTTTTACTTCACCTCAAAGCCATACCTTTCATGATGATGATCGTGTGCTTTGGTTCCGATTTACGCTCAACAATGACATTTATAGCCTACGCCCTGATATGAGCACCTCTTTACGGCAATCTATAGAATTTGACGATGACATATTGTGGGTATTTTTCATCGGAGGTTTTTCCGTTTACAGTGTGTTATTTATTTGGTTTTTAGGTCGTAGAGTTCGTGCACTAGAAAAGGCAACATTATCCTTTGCCAACGGGGGTTTTGAGACTCGGGTATCAGAGAAAAGTAACGCAAAAGTGGGCTCATTAAATCGAAATTTTAATTATATGGCCGATAAAATATCTGCGCTTATCTATACAAACAAAGCCCTTACCAATGCCGTTGCCCATGAATTGAGAACGCCTATATTTCGAATTCAATGGCAAGCGGAGCTATTGAGTGATGAAATCTTGCCTATAGAGCAAAAGAAAAAAATCATCAGTATTATTGAAGATATTGACGAGATGGAAACCATGGTCAGCCAATTACTGTATTACGCTAAAGCAGAAAGGGCAGATGTTGAACTTAATAAAGATAATATTGATATTTACCCGTGGATTTCCAATATAGCCGATAAATGGCGTAGTTCAAACGGCGCCAGAATTGAGATGCTCAATGACACGCCGTCTAATCAGGAGGATCAAACTGATCAACTGGAGTGTGATCCTTATATATTGACCCAAGCATTAAATAACCTGCTCAGTAATGCCAATAAACATTGTCAGTCGGTTATCTATCTTTCTTATCAGTTAACTCAACACACTTGTACCATCATAGTGGAAGATGATGGAGCAGGGATCGAACCCCGACATTGGCCTTTTATTTTTGATGCTTTTTATAGTGCAGATTCATCAAGAAACAAACAACAAGTCGGGTTTGGTTTAGGTTTAGCCATCGTTAAACAGATCGCTTTATTGCATAAAGGCGAAGTTCAAGTCAGTGCCAGCCAGCATGGAGGGGCTAAGTTTACCTTACGTTTACCACAACAAAGCTGAGCGTGACAAAACCATACATAATGGAGACATACATTGACATAGAGACGGATTAATATACTTAACATAGAAAACACTGTTTTAATATGTTGAGATAAAATGAAAAAACAAACATTAAGAAATGCTTTTTATTCACATCAAATAACAATACTGATTGCGTTATTTTTCGCTACAATCATTAACTTTCCAGTTTATGCGAAAATTTACCATGTGGTTTCTGCTGGGGAGGTCATTCGCTGGGTCTTTTTAGTTAGTGTACCTGTTTTTTTCTTTTGTGCGCTGATTATTATATTCAGTTTGTTTACATGGCCATATCTGACTAAACTGGTTTTTATCCCTATCATTTTACTTTCCAGTATAGTCAGTTATTCAAGTTATCATTATGGGACTTTATTCGACGATAGCATGATCGTGAATATTTTCCAGACAGATTATAACGAAGCGATATCTTATCTTAATATTTCATTCGCCACATGGTTTATAAGTGTCGGTGTGATACCATCAATTGTGTTATATAAAGTAAAAATAAAAAAAGATCGTTCTGCAATAATGTTTTTATTAAATAAAATTAAAGTCATTATGTGCTCGGTAGTGATTATTTTTTTCATCGCTTTATTTTATTATAAAGACTATGCATCTATTGGGAGAAACAATAGCTATCTAAAGAAGATGATTATCCCTAATGAGTTTGTATATAGCACTTATAAGTATATAAAACATCAGTACTTTACAACGCCAATCGTATACAGAGAGATAGGGCGTGATGCAATTATTCCCAACGCAGATCAAGCACGAAAACCGAAATTGGTCATCATGGTTGTGGGTGAAACGGCAAGAGCGCAAAACTACTTGGTTAATGGTTATGTTAGAAATACTACACCATTTACGGAAGATAAAAATGTGTATTCATTTAAAAATGTAAGCTCATGCGGTACAGCAACGGCTATTTCAGTGCCTTGCATGTTCTCAGCACTTAACCGTAGCAATTATGATCATGATATTGCCAATAGCCAAGATAATGTACTCGATATTCTACAACGAGCAGGCGTCGACGTTCTCTGGAAGGATAATGATGGCGGTGATAAAAAGGTCGCCAAGCATGTCATTAAAAAAATGGCACCGCGATCGGATAATAATGATTTCTGTGATGGTACAAATTGCTTTGATG from Vibrio algicola encodes the following:
- a CDS encoding response regulator transcription factor, which encodes MTDSISMVIVEDDIKLQTMLKDYFLQQQFVVEVLSNGENITKLIESINPDIIILDLMLPNEDGLSICRRIRQKYLGKIVMLTASDDDFDHVAALEVGADDFITKPIKPRVLLARLRAVLRRNYHLSVENTEHCVFDSLQLDSTCKKCHLNNALISLTDSEFDLLWHLAQSPNTPVSRDILTKQLRGIDYDGIDRTIDNKIVSLRKKLHDDPSSPNKIITVRGKGYLFSASAWE
- a CDS encoding phosphoethanolamine transferase, translated to MKKQTLRNAFYSHQITILIALFFATIINFPVYAKIYHVVSAGEVIRWVFLVSVPVFFFCALIIIFSLFTWPYLTKLVFIPIILLSSIVSYSSYHYGTLFDDSMIVNIFQTDYNEAISYLNISFATWFISVGVIPSIVLYKVKIKKDRSAIMFLLNKIKVIMCSVVIIFFIALFYYKDYASIGRNNSYLKKMIIPNEFVYSTYKYIKHQYFTTPIVYREIGRDAIIPNADQARKPKLVIMVVGETARAQNYLVNGYVRNTTPFTEDKNVYSFKNVSSCGTATAISVPCMFSALNRSNYDHDIANSQDNVLDILQRAGVDVLWKDNDGGDKKVAKHVIKKMAPRSDNNDFCDGTNCFDEVLLNKLAQDIKPQDQLIILHFNGSHGPTYFKRYPKMEHEFTPTCDRSDIENCSTDQIVNTYDNTILYTDLVLSKIISKLKNETQHSTAMFYISDHGESLGENGLYLHGMPYSIAPKYQKTVPMMLWMSNDFKKDMHISTQCLQNLANKNGLSQDYVFHTILSLLNVKTEVYNPSLDLLSTCKIQ
- a CDS encoding ATP-binding protein, encoding MKRIYLECFVGLVLHLCLILVGYNFIVYDLNVDYDYLLEDFEGQGLHHLVGNIYHNQGEEAALAAVASYAKTTRQTLSRPDRIPNNVTTFFSFTSPQSHTFHDDDRVLWFRFTLNNDIYSLRPDMSTSLRQSIEFDDDILWVFFIGGFSVYSVLFIWFLGRRVRALEKATLSFANGGFETRVSEKSNAKVGSLNRNFNYMADKISALIYTNKALTNAVAHELRTPIFRIQWQAELLSDEILPIEQKKKIISIIEDIDEMETMVSQLLYYAKAERADVELNKDNIDIYPWISNIADKWRSSNGARIEMLNDTPSNQEDQTDQLECDPYILTQALNNLLSNANKHCQSVIYLSYQLTQHTCTIIVEDDGAGIEPRHWPFIFDAFYSADSSRNKQQVGFGLGLAIVKQIALLHKGEVQVSASQHGGAKFTLRLPQQS